A stretch of the Capsicum annuum cultivar UCD-10X-F1 chromosome 8, UCD10Xv1.1, whole genome shotgun sequence genome encodes the following:
- the LOC107871174 gene encoding GDSL esterase/lipase At1g09390 produces MSCCFSFLPPFLQASTYIILLIALTFSSFSNQVACQCRNPPVIFNFGDSNSDTGGLVAGLGYPINLPNGRTFFRRSTGRLSDGRLILDFLCQSVNTRFLSPYLDSMGSNFLNGANFAIAGSRLLPKYEPFALNIQVLQFLRFKGRSIELVSAGSGNLVSDEGFRNALFMIDIGQNDLADSFARNLSYTEVVKMIPSFVTEIRNAIQVIYSQGGRKFWVHNTGPLGCLPQKLSLVQKVSSDLDSHGCLANYNSAAKLFNEGLRHLLQELRSEMKDTTIVYVDIYAIKYDLIANSSSYGFSNPLMACCGYGGPPYNYRKGVTCGQHAYQVCSEGSDFISWDGVHYTEAANRVIASKILSMDYSTPRIGFDFFCH; encoded by the exons atgtCTTGCTGCTTCTCATTTTTGCCACCATTTTTACAAGCTTCAACTTACATTATTCTTCTCATTGCTTTAACATTCTCCTCATTTTCAAACCAAGTTGCATGTCAGTGTAGAAATCCAcctgttatttttaattttggtgaCTCTAACTCTGATACGGGTGGACTTGTTGCCGGACTAGGGTACCCCATTAACCTCCCTAATGGCCGTACTTTCTTCCGCAGATCAACTGGACGTCTCTCTGATGGTCGCcttattcttgattttctct GTCAAAGTGTTAACACACGGTTCCTGAGCCCATATCTAGACTCTATGGGATCCAATTTCTTGAATGGAGCAAATTTTGCTATAGCAGGATCTCGTTTACTACCTAAGTATGAACCGTTTGCATTAAATATTCAAGTACTGCAGTTCCTTCGTTTCAAGGGTCGCTCAATTGAACTTGTTAGTGCTG GGTCTGGAAATTTAGTTAGTGATGAAGGATTCCGCAATGCCCTTTTCATGATAGATATTGGACAAAATGACCTTGCCGATTCATTTGCTAGGAACCTATCTTACACGGAAGTAGTCAAGATGATCCCCTCCTTTGTCACAGAGATCAGGAATGCAATTCAG GTCATATATTCTCAAGGAGGGAGGAAATTTTGGGTCCACAACACTGGGCCACTAGGATGCCTGCCTCAAAAGCTTTCTCTGGTTCAGAAAGTTTCCTCTGATCTCGATTCACATGGCTGTCTGGCAAACTACAACTCTGCTGCAAAACTGTTTAATGAAGGGCTGCGACATTTGTTGCAAGAGTTGAGATCTGAAATGAAGGATACTACTATTGTGTATGTAGACATATATGCTATCAAATATGATCTTATAGCCAACTCCAGCAGCTACG GATtctcaaatccgttaatggcATGCTGTGGCTATGGAGGTCCTCCATACAACTACCGTAAAGGTGTGACATGCGGTCAGCATGCTTATCAGGTTTGCAGTGAAGGGTCTGACTTCATAAGCTGGGACGGAGTTCATTATACTGAGGCTGCTAACAGAGTTATAGCCTCTAAGATACTGTCAATGGACTATTCCACTCCACGAATTGGCTTCGATTTCTTTTGCCATTGA
- the LOC107871172 gene encoding WAT1-related protein At1g09380-like produces the protein MGVDILPVVVMVMVQVGYAGMNIVGKIAMDAGMNPFVHIAYRQIIGTVFLAPFAYFFERKTKPQLTSSILFWIFLCSFSGLTVSQIAYFLGLKYTTATISCALSNLIPAATFLLAIPFGMEKVGFRSKAGQAKVWGTIICVGGATLLSLYHGPIVIGQSGFHWKYAENTEKNNSNSHDNLILGPLLLIVSTVTYSLWIIFQARMSEKYRAPYTSTMLMCLMASFQCVIIGVCVVHDKAAWSLDRMRTIAVLYNGIVCTALGYCLTSWCIQRKGPLYVSVFYPLMLIITAVLSWALLCEKLYIGTVVGSFLTIVGFYGVLWGKEEEKPKSETENFEMETDELNQQLGAKCNSKLQLSGQSNHKIHVSKYNFL, from the exons ATGGGTGTGGATATTTTGCCAGTTGTGGTAATGGTGATGGTGCAAGTTGGGTATGCAGGGATGAATATTGTAGGAAAAATTGCTATGGATGCAGGCATGAACCCTTTCGTCCATATTGCTTATCGCCAGATAATTGGCACCGTTTTCCTTGCTCCCTTTGCTTACTTTTTCGAGAG GAAAACTAAACCTCAGTTGACATCGTCTATTCTCTTCTGGATCTTCTTATGTTCTTTTTCTGG GTTAACGGTGAGCCAGATTGCATACTTTCTTGGTTTAAAATATACCACTGCAACAATCTCCTGTGCATTATCAAATTTAATTCCAGCTGCCACTTTTCTCCTAGCTATCCCATTTGG GATGGAGAAAGTGGGGTTTAGAAGTAAGGCAGGACAAGCCAAAGTATGGGGCACAATAATATGTGTTGGTGGTGCCACATTATTGTCCTTGTACCATGGACCTATTGTAATTGGTCAATCTGGTTTCCATTGGAAATATGCAGAAAATACAGAGAAAAACAATTCTAACAGCCATGACAACTTAATCTTGGGACCTTTACTACTTATTGTCAGCACTGTTACTTATTCATTGTGGATCATTTTCCAA GCAAGAATGAGTGAGAAGTATAGAGCTCCATATACAAGTACAATGTTGATGTGTTTAATGGCAAGTTTTCAATGTGTGATTATTGGGGTTTGTGTCGTTCATGACAAAGCTGCTTGGTCTCTCGACCGTATGAGAACTATTGCCGTCCTTTACAAT GGAATTGTATGCACTGCATTAGGATATTGTCTAACTTCATGGTGTATACAAAGAAAAGGACCTCTCTATGTCTCCGTTTTCTACCCTTTGATGTTAATCATCACCGCTGTTCTTAGTTGGGCTTTACTTTGTGAGAAACTATATATTGGAAC CGTTGTAGGATCGTTCTTGACAATTGTGGGATTCTATGGTGTCCTCTGGGGAAAGGAGGAGGAGAAGCCAAAGTCAGAGACAGAAAATTTTGAGATGGAAACAGATGAACTGAACCAGCAATTAGGAGCAAAGTGTAATTCGAAATTGCAATTATCTGGGCAatcaaatcataaaattcatgtcaGTAAATACAACTTCTTATAG